In Harmonia axyridis chromosome 6, icHarAxyr1.1, whole genome shotgun sequence, a single window of DNA contains:
- the LOC123682184 gene encoding ankyrin-1-like isoform X2: protein MKFEKRIIAKFSTIFNAYLRIMDIGFKKLSKDQTINHIVNIWSVEVIFYFLEFICVFTEFHVDIKNIWGRSALELLSNKSEHGVCSPRDKLVMKLLLKYGADPLQLCQSGTTIIQKVAKCEDSSLFKTFLHYVNINFPLDVLFQSTALHLAVQKGCKDVLNYVLGKKPDVNSKTLPMLTPLHLASLRDDVEVTRILIEHGANLEARDVGGETALFHAVRFGKIQQMRKLIEYGANVNSRNYSSETLLHVVCASCSDHNHLEVCGLLLSAGSDPNAVDERGRTPLHYLATGYDAFNTVKLVELLLKYGACLNVQDNDGDTKLHHIAYYLIHPPAFIIFLMKRGADPNVRNKSGQTFMGILQNHGGVEAFTMLQHILMNYTGGKLQLKEQQLTSILSNRQFVLFEESCMKELLALIGTKVAPHLSCSLLSVLIGSERQIAKFCRNSVSYLRPDVELYVQTGFEKVSSRSCSY, encoded by the exons atgaaatttgaaaaaagaataattGCCAAATTTAGTACAATATTCAACGCATACTTGAGAATAATGGATATCGGCTTTAAAAAATTGTCAAAAGATCAAACTATCAACCACATTGTGAATATCTGGTCAGTCGAAGTTATATTTTACTTTTTGGAATTCATATGTGTTTTTACGGAATTCCATGTggacataaaaaatatatgggGGAGAAGCGCTCTAGAATTGTTGTCCAATAAAAGTGAACATGGTGTTTGCAGTCCAAGGGATAAATTGGTGATGAAGCTCCTTTTAAAATATGGAGCAGATCCGTTACAACTTTGCCAGAGTGgaacaacaattatccaaaaagTTGCAAAGTGTGAGG ATTCAAGTTTGTTCAAAACATTCCTGCACTATGTGAACATAAATTTTCCTTTGGACGTCTTGTTTCAAAGTACCGCACTTCATCTGGCAGTCCAGAAAGGTTGTAAAGACGTCCTCAACTATGTGTTGGGGAAAAAACCTGATGTCAATTCTAAAACCCTTCCTATGTTAACACCTCTACACTTGGCATCTTTGAGGGATGATGTAGAGGTAACTAGAATCCTTATAGAGCACGGAGCCAACTTAGAAGCAAGAGATGTAGGTGGAGAAACTGCGTTGTTCCATGCTGTGCGATTTGGCAAGATACAGCAAATGAGGAAACTGATTGAATATGGTGCCAATGTAAATTCCAGAAATTACTCGAGTGAAACTTTACTTCATGTTGTTTGTGCTTCTTGTTCGGATCACAACCATTTAGAGGTGTGTGGACTTTTGTTGAGTGCTGGATCTGATCCAAATGCCGTAGACGAAAGGGGTAGAACTCCTTTGCATTATCTAGCAACTGGTTATGATGCCTTCAATACTGTCAAGCTGgtagaattattattgaaatatggTGCTTGTTTGAATGTTCAAGATAATGATGGTGATACTAAACTCCACCATATAGCTTATTACCTCATTCACCCTCCagctttcataatttttctaatgaaaagAGGGGCAGATCCCAATGTACGTAACAAAAGTGGCCAAACTTTTATGGGGATTTTACAGAACCATGGAGGAGTTGAGGCATTCACAATGTTGCAACACATTCTCATGAATTATACTGGCGGAAAATTGCAATTAAAAGAGCAGCAATTAACTTCTATTCTTTCGAATAGACAATTTGTTCTGTTCGAGGAGTCTTGTATGAAGGAATTGTTAGCCTTAATTGGCACGAAAGTTGCTCCTCACCTGTCTTGTTCTCTTTTATCTGTATTGATAGGAAGTGAGAGACAGATTGCGAAATTCTGCCG CAACTCAGTTTCCTATTTACGGCCAGATGTTGAATTATATGTACAAACTGGGTTTGAGAAGGTATCAAGCAGAAGTTGTAGTTATTGA
- the LOC123682184 gene encoding ankyrin-1-like isoform X1, whose translation MKFEKRIIAKFSTIFNAYLRIMDIGFKKLSKDQTINHIVNIWSVEVIFYFLEFICVFTEFHVDIKNIWGRSALELLSNKSEHGVCSPRDKLVMKLLLKYGADPLQLCQSGTTIIQKVAKCEDSSLFKTFLHYVNINFPLDVLFQSTALHLAVQKGCKDVLNYVLGKKPDVNSKTLPMLTPLHLASLRDDVEVTRILIEHGANLEARDVGGETALFHAVRFGKIQQMRKLIEYGANVNSRNYSSETLLHVVCASCSDHNHLEVCGLLLSAGSDPNAVDERGRTPLHYLATGYDAFNTVKLVELLLKYGACLNVQDNDGDTKLHHIAYYLIHPPAFIIFLMKRGADPNVRNKSGQTFMGILQNHGGVEAFTMLQHILMNYTGGKLQLKEQQLTSILSNRQFVLFEESCMKELLALIGTKVAPHLSCSLLSVLIGSERQIAKFCRNKELRVLMSGFDTTQFPIYGQMLNYMYKLGLRRYQAEVVVIEHLMHIFRGTLDRSSVEMITDFISTDDLLDTLKPPKQIEWINGYY comes from the exons atgaaatttgaaaaaagaataattGCCAAATTTAGTACAATATTCAACGCATACTTGAGAATAATGGATATCGGCTTTAAAAAATTGTCAAAAGATCAAACTATCAACCACATTGTGAATATCTGGTCAGTCGAAGTTATATTTTACTTTTTGGAATTCATATGTGTTTTTACGGAATTCCATGTggacataaaaaatatatgggGGAGAAGCGCTCTAGAATTGTTGTCCAATAAAAGTGAACATGGTGTTTGCAGTCCAAGGGATAAATTGGTGATGAAGCTCCTTTTAAAATATGGAGCAGATCCGTTACAACTTTGCCAGAGTGgaacaacaattatccaaaaagTTGCAAAGTGTGAGG ATTCAAGTTTGTTCAAAACATTCCTGCACTATGTGAACATAAATTTTCCTTTGGACGTCTTGTTTCAAAGTACCGCACTTCATCTGGCAGTCCAGAAAGGTTGTAAAGACGTCCTCAACTATGTGTTGGGGAAAAAACCTGATGTCAATTCTAAAACCCTTCCTATGTTAACACCTCTACACTTGGCATCTTTGAGGGATGATGTAGAGGTAACTAGAATCCTTATAGAGCACGGAGCCAACTTAGAAGCAAGAGATGTAGGTGGAGAAACTGCGTTGTTCCATGCTGTGCGATTTGGCAAGATACAGCAAATGAGGAAACTGATTGAATATGGTGCCAATGTAAATTCCAGAAATTACTCGAGTGAAACTTTACTTCATGTTGTTTGTGCTTCTTGTTCGGATCACAACCATTTAGAGGTGTGTGGACTTTTGTTGAGTGCTGGATCTGATCCAAATGCCGTAGACGAAAGGGGTAGAACTCCTTTGCATTATCTAGCAACTGGTTATGATGCCTTCAATACTGTCAAGCTGgtagaattattattgaaatatggTGCTTGTTTGAATGTTCAAGATAATGATGGTGATACTAAACTCCACCATATAGCTTATTACCTCATTCACCCTCCagctttcataatttttctaatgaaaagAGGGGCAGATCCCAATGTACGTAACAAAAGTGGCCAAACTTTTATGGGGATTTTACAGAACCATGGAGGAGTTGAGGCATTCACAATGTTGCAACACATTCTCATGAATTATACTGGCGGAAAATTGCAATTAAAAGAGCAGCAATTAACTTCTATTCTTTCGAATAGACAATTTGTTCTGTTCGAGGAGTCTTGTATGAAGGAATTGTTAGCCTTAATTGGCACGAAAGTTGCTCCTCACCTGTCTTGTTCTCTTTTATCTGTATTGATAGGAAGTGAGAGACAGATTGCGAAATTCTGCCGCAATAAGGAATTGAGAGTTTTGATGTCTGGTTTCGATACAACTCAGTTTCCTATTTACGGCCAGATGTTGAATTATATGTACAAACTGGGTTTGAGAAGGTATCAAGCAGAAGTTGTAGTTATTGAACATTTGATGCATATTTTTAGAGGCACTTTGGATCGTAGTTCTGTAGAAATGATCACAGATTTCATTTCAACCGATGATCTATTAGATACTTTGAAACCACCAAAACAAATCGAATGGATAAATGGTTATTATTga